In the genome of Synechococcus sp. CB0101, the window ACTGCACATCCCGGTCGCAATTGGAACCGGGGAAGACCACAACACCGAGGCTCATCGTCAGGCTCCTGCGCTGTGGTCGTCCTTGAGCTCGAGGGTCCAGTTCTCGATCACCGGGTTCGCCAGCAGGCGATCGCTCAGCAACTCCAGCTGGGCGCGGGCGGTCTGAGCATCCGGCGCCTCCAGCTCCACCTCCACGGCCTTACCGATGCGCAGCTTGCTCACGCCATCCACGCCCAAGCGAGCTGCAGCAGCCCGAGTGGCCTCTCCGGCGGGATCCAACACCGACGGCCTGAGGGACACCAACACGCGAGCGGAGAAGAGCGGCACCTGAGCTCCACGAGGATTGTTAAATCTTGGCAGGCCGACTGCCACACCCCCTTGTGCATGGTCACGGTGGAGGTAGTTCCCGCCTGGTCGGCCCGTGCTGCATCGCCGCCTCACCCAGCGCATCTGCCCAGGCTGGTTGGCAGCGGGATTGCTCGTGCCTTGGCTCGGACTCACAGCCGCCCACGCCGAACCCAAGCTGAGCCTGCCGGTGGAGTGCCAGCTCGCGCAGGGACCGTGGCAGCCCTGCACCCTCACGATTGAGCAGGTGGGTGAGCACTGGTGGCTGCAGGTGGGCTCCCAGACCCTGGTGTTCCGCAGCAATGGCCGCGGTGAAATAACCCTGCGCGATCCCGCGGGCATCACGAAAACAGTGCAGCCGGTGTGGACGGCCCAACGGGCCCTCTGCTGGGACGGGGTCTGCACCAAGGGCGACTTCCCCCTGGATTAACCACTGAGCACCCCGGCGCAGCGTTACGCCTGAAGGGCTTGCTTTAGGGCAGCACCATCCACCGACAACCCGAGCGCCACCACTTCGAGGCCATCCGCCGCAGGCCGCTCAGCCGGGGCCTGGCTGTCAAACCAACATTCGATCCGTGGACCCACGGCCTGGATCTGCAGGGGATGACGCTTGCCGGGCAACCAGGCACGGCCCTTCAGGCGCAGCAGCTGTTGCGATCGAATCTGCGCATCGAGAGCTGCCTCCAGTTGGCTGCGCTCGAAGGCACCCTCCAACCGAATCACCGCTGATTGCATCGCCACATGGCTGTGGTCGTGGTGGTC includes:
- the purS gene encoding phosphoribosylformylglycinamidine synthase subunit PurS → MPLFSARVLVSLRPSVLDPAGEATRAAAARLGVDGVSKLRIGKAVEVELEAPDAQTARAQLELLSDRLLANPVIENWTLELKDDHSAGA